The proteins below come from a single Denticeps clupeoides chromosome 15, fDenClu1.1, whole genome shotgun sequence genomic window:
- the cenph gene encoding centromere protein H has translation MEGPTPGAIPDGVTTTDLIRMKDGMSNQCFEMAVKLATAKKRLCDAADEVDDIEIHERELEEARIAHCNKTLALNRAEILNAVFEKMTQIDAEADEMRTLSNRNADLCSRIRKLQQESHDLQDQITKMQIKRRETKGHIKEKMLELTELKQMRENKGEVHQHIVDRAESVLEKYQKIATISQNVLRGIILASRVNWIDDPKLRGIAMGLENIPK, from the exons ATGGAAGGACCAACACCGGGCGCGATACCCGACGGGGTGACGACGACAGACCTCATCAG GATGAAGGACGGCATGTCGAATCAGTGTTTCGAAATGGCCGTGAAGCTCGCCACGG CAAAGAAGAGGCTCTGCGATGCAGCAGATGAAGTTGATGACAT AGAAATACATGAGAGGGAGTTGGAAGAAGCAAGAATTGCACACTGCAACAAAACTCTGGCTTTAAACAG GGCAGAAATATTGAATGCTGTTTTTGAGAAGATGACCCAGATTGATGCAGAGGCAGA TGAAATGAGAACATTGTCAAATCGTAATGCAGACCTTTGCTCAAGAATACGAAAGCTACAACAG GAATCACATGATCTTCAGGACCAAATCACAAAGATGCAAATAAAAAGAAGAG aaacAAAAGGACATATCAAAGAGAAGATGCTTGAGCTGACAGAACTGAAGCAAATGAGAGAAAATAAGGGAGAAGTACACCAACATATTGTTGACAGAGCCGAATCTGTGCTGGAGAAATACCAGAAGATTGCCACCATATCACAGAATGTCCTTAGG GGGATAATCCTGGCCAGCAGAGTGAACTGGATAGATGATCCTAAACTGAGAGGCATTGCAATGGGCCTGGAGAACATTCctaaataa
- the kgd4 gene encoding alpha-ketoglutarate dehydrogenase component 4 has protein sequence MGSKVSSKMASASRVVQAVRPHAPLIKFPDRKGLPRANVHEALKIVAASAPLPGSSLSSQPAISSSSRPPGPVSRLPGTPDSIATVRDFPQRYRRKVIAVEEMDYIQRGGPE, from the exons ATGGGGAGCAAAGTGAGCAGCAAGATGGCGTCCGCGAGTCGGGTCGTGCAG GCTGTGCGACCTCATGCCCCTCTTATAAAATTCCCTGATCGAAAGGGTCTGCCCAGGGCTAATG TTCATGAAGCTCTTAAGATTGTAGCTGCCAGTGCTCCGTTACCAGGCTCCAGCCTCTCATCACAGCCAGCAATATCTTCATCTTCAAGACCTCCTGGACCAGTTAGTCGGCTCCCTGGTACCCCGGATAGCATTGCCACAGTTAGAGACTTCCCTCAGCGATACCGGAGAAAAGTCATTGCTGTGGAAGAAATGGACTACATCcaa CGTGGCGGGCCAGAATGA
- the ntn4 gene encoding netrin-4 isoform X2: MAGKERTRSGPFVAFVALLAAGALPPLRAGCNQGACNPRMGNLVLGRQLHTMSVCGHNKTEAFCSYGGNPGGHSHAEALEPLCSKLLCGKCSAAHRHLSHLPSDMSDSSFRNPHTWWQSAEGVVTEAIQLDLETEFYFTHLILVFRSPRPAALALDRSQDFGHTWTTLQRYASNCSQAFGLSEGNACTQKYSGAYPCTRGEVIYRVLSPWNRVDPYNASTRTQLAITNLRVRLLRRQPCPCQLKEIGAKLSTMPTEHYAVYDFIAKGSCLCNGHAEQCVPTHGYKPGRDGTNHVVHGRCVCRHHTAGPHCERCSPLYNDQPWQPANGITGASNECKKCTCNGHAESCRFDVDAWLRSGQQSGGVCDCLHNTEGQNCHRCKSGFYRDPHRPHVAPDSCKQCVCDTQGSVPEPSGVFLCNRQTGDCLCRPGVGGAHCDTCMVGFWGFHDYGCKPCHCAGDCDPFTGDCIFVLSCSMWRSSSLPCATQRSVCVRRQILEKAKSSAL; encoded by the exons ATGGCGGGGAAGGAGAGGACGCGCAGCGGGCCGTTCGTGGCGTTCGTGGCGCTGCTGGCGGCGGGCGCGCTGCCCCCGCTGCGTGCAG GTTGCAATCAGGGTGCCTGCAACCCTCGGATGGGAAATCTGGTGCTGGGTCGGCAGCTTCACACCATGTCTGTCTGCGGACACAACAAAACCGAGGCTTTCTGCTCATATGGCGGGAATCCTGGAGGACATTCGCACGCAGAAGCACTCGAGCCCCTGTGCAGCAAGCTGCTCTGCGGCAAATGCAGCGCGGCGCACCGCCACCTGTCACATTTGCCCTCGGACATGAGTGACTCCTCGTTCCGAAATCCACACACCTGGTGGCAGTCCGCCGAGGGCGTGGTCACAGAAGCGATCCAGCTGGACCTCGAGACGGAGTTCTACTTCACGCACCTGATCCTGGTGTTCCGCTCGCCCCGTCCCGCGGCACTGGCCCTCGATCGCTCGCAGGACTTTGGGCACACGTGGACAACGCTGCAGCGGTACGCGAGCAACTGCAGCCAGGCGTTTGGCCTGTCGGAGGGAAATGCCTGTACGCAAAAATATTCTGGAGCATACCCGTGCACAAGAGGAGAG GTCATATATCGTGTGCTGTCCCCCTGGAACAGAGTGGACCCGTACAACGCATCGACCCGCACCCAGCTCGCCATCACCAACTTGCGCGTCCGCTTGTTGCGACGCCAGCCGTGCCCTTGCCAACTGAAAGAGATTGGGGCCAAATTGAGCACAATGCCAACCGAACATTATGCGGTCTACGACTTTATCGCCAAAGGCAGCTGCCTCTGCAATGGGCATGCCGAGCAATGTGTGCCCACTCACGGGTACAAGCCTGGCCGAGACGGGACCAACCATGTG GTCCACGGGAGGTGTGTATGTCGACACCATACCGCCGGCCCCCATTGTGAGCGGTGTTCGCCCCTCTATAACGACCAGCCCTGGCAGCCAGCCAATGGCATTACAGGAGCTTCCAACGAGTGCAAGA AGTGTACGTGTAACGGCCATGCTGAAAGCTGTCGTTTTGATGTGGACGCGTGGCTGCGATCTGGCCAGCAGTCTGGAGGAGTGTGTGACTGCTTGCACAACACAGAGGGACAAAATTGTCATCGCTGCAAAAGTGGCTTCTATAGAGACCCGCACAGACCACACGTGGCCCCAGACTCCTGCAAAC agtgtgtgtgcgataCTCAAGGTTCTGTACCTGAGCCCAGCGGAGTCTTCCTTTGCAACCGCCAGACTGGAGACTGTTTGTGCAGGCCAGGAGTAGGGGGGGCACATTGTGACACATGCATGGTTGGATTCTGGGGTTTCCATGACTACGGTTGCAAACCGTGCCATTGTGCTGGTGACTGTGATCCTTTCACTGGAGACTGCATATTTGT TCTCAGTTGTTCCATGTGGAGGAGCTCTTCTCTGCCCTGCGCTACTCAG agaagtgtgtgtgtaaggaggCAAATCTTAGAAAAGGCAAAGAGTTCTGCGCTATGA
- the ntn4 gene encoding netrin-4 isoform X1 — MAGKERTRSGPFVAFVALLAAGALPPLRAGCNQGACNPRMGNLVLGRQLHTMSVCGHNKTEAFCSYGGNPGGHSHAEALEPLCSKLLCGKCSAAHRHLSHLPSDMSDSSFRNPHTWWQSAEGVVTEAIQLDLETEFYFTHLILVFRSPRPAALALDRSQDFGHTWTTLQRYASNCSQAFGLSEGNACTQKYSGAYPCTRGEVIYRVLSPWNRVDPYNASTRTQLAITNLRVRLLRRQPCPCQLKEIGAKLSTMPTEHYAVYDFIAKGSCLCNGHAEQCVPTHGYKPGRDGTNHVVHGRCVCRHHTAGPHCERCSPLYNDQPWQPANGITGASNECKKCTCNGHAESCRFDVDAWLRSGQQSGGVCDCLHNTEGQNCHRCKSGFYRDPHRPHVAPDSCKQCVCDTQGSVPEPSGVFLCNRQTGDCLCRPGVGGAHCDTCMVGFWGFHDYGCKPCHCAGDCDPFTGDCIFVSDQDFPFVGNATQSQLFHVEELFSALRYSEKCVCKEANLRKGKEFCAMKYDYVLKVKVLSAHDKGSHAEVQVKVKKVLWHRFELQLSWGPLTLYPVSWTARGCTCPVLYPGMEYLVAGHANQRKGHLLVNMKSFVKPWRASLGYKVLHLLKNICM, encoded by the exons ATGGCGGGGAAGGAGAGGACGCGCAGCGGGCCGTTCGTGGCGTTCGTGGCGCTGCTGGCGGCGGGCGCGCTGCCCCCGCTGCGTGCAG GTTGCAATCAGGGTGCCTGCAACCCTCGGATGGGAAATCTGGTGCTGGGTCGGCAGCTTCACACCATGTCTGTCTGCGGACACAACAAAACCGAGGCTTTCTGCTCATATGGCGGGAATCCTGGAGGACATTCGCACGCAGAAGCACTCGAGCCCCTGTGCAGCAAGCTGCTCTGCGGCAAATGCAGCGCGGCGCACCGCCACCTGTCACATTTGCCCTCGGACATGAGTGACTCCTCGTTCCGAAATCCACACACCTGGTGGCAGTCCGCCGAGGGCGTGGTCACAGAAGCGATCCAGCTGGACCTCGAGACGGAGTTCTACTTCACGCACCTGATCCTGGTGTTCCGCTCGCCCCGTCCCGCGGCACTGGCCCTCGATCGCTCGCAGGACTTTGGGCACACGTGGACAACGCTGCAGCGGTACGCGAGCAACTGCAGCCAGGCGTTTGGCCTGTCGGAGGGAAATGCCTGTACGCAAAAATATTCTGGAGCATACCCGTGCACAAGAGGAGAG GTCATATATCGTGTGCTGTCCCCCTGGAACAGAGTGGACCCGTACAACGCATCGACCCGCACCCAGCTCGCCATCACCAACTTGCGCGTCCGCTTGTTGCGACGCCAGCCGTGCCCTTGCCAACTGAAAGAGATTGGGGCCAAATTGAGCACAATGCCAACCGAACATTATGCGGTCTACGACTTTATCGCCAAAGGCAGCTGCCTCTGCAATGGGCATGCCGAGCAATGTGTGCCCACTCACGGGTACAAGCCTGGCCGAGACGGGACCAACCATGTG GTCCACGGGAGGTGTGTATGTCGACACCATACCGCCGGCCCCCATTGTGAGCGGTGTTCGCCCCTCTATAACGACCAGCCCTGGCAGCCAGCCAATGGCATTACAGGAGCTTCCAACGAGTGCAAGA AGTGTACGTGTAACGGCCATGCTGAAAGCTGTCGTTTTGATGTGGACGCGTGGCTGCGATCTGGCCAGCAGTCTGGAGGAGTGTGTGACTGCTTGCACAACACAGAGGGACAAAATTGTCATCGCTGCAAAAGTGGCTTCTATAGAGACCCGCACAGACCACACGTGGCCCCAGACTCCTGCAAAC agtgtgtgtgcgataCTCAAGGTTCTGTACCTGAGCCCAGCGGAGTCTTCCTTTGCAACCGCCAGACTGGAGACTGTTTGTGCAGGCCAGGAGTAGGGGGGGCACATTGTGACACATGCATGGTTGGATTCTGGGGTTTCCATGACTACGGTTGCAAACCGTGCCATTGTGCTGGTGACTGTGATCCTTTCACTGGAGACTGCATATTTGT CTCTGACCAGGATTTTCCATTTGTTGGAAATGCCACTCAGTCTCAGTTGTTCCATGTGGAGGAGCTCTTCTCTGCCCTGCGCTACTCAG agaagtgtgtgtgtaaggaggCAAATCTTAGAAAAGGCAAAGAGTTCTGCGCTATGAAATATGATTATg TGTTAAAGGTTAAAGTTCTATCAGCTCACGATAAAGGCTCCCATGCTGAGGTGCAGGTGAAGGTGAAGAAGGTGTTATGGCACCGTTTTGAACTCCAACTGTCTTGGGGACCTCTCACTCTCTACCCTGTGTCCTGGACAGCCAGAGGCTGCACCTGCCCTGTCCTATACCCtg GCATGGAGTATCTGGTGGCCGGCCACGCTAATCAGAGGAAAGGTCATCTGTTGGTCAACATGAAGAGTTTTGTAAAACCTTGGAGAGCGAGTCTTGGATACAAAGTTCTGCACCTACTCAAGAACATTTGCATGTGA